The Metabacillus schmidteae genome has a segment encoding these proteins:
- a CDS encoding GNAT family N-acetyltransferase: MNMKLELLEGEQVNIIPMREDHIQGLYEISCDRKIWIHLPREITTFEEMKSFVESALYNKENGMEIPFVIIHKETNKIIGSTRFLTISPVNKTLEIGWTWLCPTVWGTGINKECKYLLLRYCFERLGMIRVQFKTDEQNNRSQRAIEGIGATREGILRNHMIRKDGSYRNSVFYSIIESEWEAVKEKICSC; encoded by the coding sequence ATGAATATGAAACTTGAATTATTAGAAGGCGAACAAGTTAACATCATTCCTATGAGGGAAGATCACATACAAGGGTTGTACGAAATAAGTTGTGATCGTAAAATATGGATTCATTTACCTAGAGAAATCACAACGTTTGAAGAAATGAAAAGTTTTGTAGAATCAGCTCTCTATAATAAAGAGAATGGTATGGAAATTCCTTTTGTCATTATACATAAAGAAACGAATAAAATAATTGGAAGTACCCGTTTTCTAACAATATCTCCTGTAAACAAAACACTAGAGATAGGATGGACCTGGTTATGTCCAACTGTATGGGGAACAGGGATAAATAAAGAGTGTAAATATCTATTATTAAGGTATTGCTTTGAGAGACTTGGAATGATTCGCGTTCAATTTAAAACAGATGAACAAAACAATAGATCTCAAAGAGCTATTGAGGGAATTGGTGCAACAAGAGAAGGAATCTTAAGAAACCACATGATTCGAAAAGATGGTTCTTATAGAAATTCGGTATTCTATAGCATTATAGAAAGTGAATGGGAAGCAGTAAAAGAGAAAATTTGTTCATGCTGA
- a CDS encoding alpha/beta fold hydrolase has product MERRIEAYTVDGLTIEYSIIGKGVPILVFHGGHSNCYEEFGYKALIEKGFSLITPSRPGYGATSKEIGESLLIACKFYRKLLDYLNIKKVHILAISAGGPTGIYFAATYPEYAHTLILQSAVTKEWLTPADKEYKVANIIFRPKTEKFTWKLISMINNAFPQFIFKQMFPSFSTLTFKEAIDKIDMTDIDAIRKMNNRQRSGNGFMIDVVQVNEASTEILQAINCPTLILHSKHDGSVPLEHPYFAHEKIPFSKMTLLDTWGHLIWLGKSGEETDKKLIEFLTSYKIQ; this is encoded by the coding sequence ATGGAAAGAAGAATAGAGGCATATACTGTAGATGGGTTAACAATTGAATATTCTATCATTGGCAAAGGAGTTCCCATACTCGTATTTCATGGTGGACACTCAAACTGTTATGAAGAATTTGGGTATAAAGCATTAATAGAGAAGGGATTCTCACTAATTACTCCTTCTAGACCAGGCTATGGAGCAACATCGAAAGAAATCGGAGAAAGCCTTTTAATAGCGTGTAAGTTTTATAGGAAACTATTAGACTATTTAAACATAAAAAAAGTTCATATTCTAGCAATCTCTGCAGGGGGGCCGACAGGAATATATTTTGCTGCAACATACCCTGAATACGCACATACTCTTATTTTACAATCAGCAGTTACAAAGGAATGGCTTACTCCAGCAGACAAAGAATACAAAGTTGCCAATATCATATTCCGTCCTAAAACGGAAAAATTCACGTGGAAACTCATTTCTATGATTAATAATGCTTTTCCTCAATTTATATTTAAACAAATGTTTCCATCATTTAGTACACTTACCTTTAAAGAAGCAATAGATAAAATAGACATGACAGATATAGATGCGATAAGGAAAATGAATAATCGCCAACGATCTGGAAATGGTTTTATGATTGATGTGGTACAAGTAAATGAAGCGTCGACAGAAATTTTACAAGCCATAAATTGTCCCACTCTAATATTGCATAGCAAACATGACGGATCAGTACCATTAGAACATCCCTATTTCGCTCATGAAAAGATTCCTTTTTCAAAAATGACTTTATTGGACACATGGGGACATTTAATTTGGTTAGGTAAATCAGGAGAAGAAACAGATAAAAAGCTAATTGAGTTCTTAACATCTTATAAAATACAATGA
- a CDS encoding transporter, whose product MAFFQPYSTVRQQPQSPPPPYVPPKPFPSHYIVDCLYNYTYVWLVNGEGFWFYPTYLQYGEVAGYRWNGTFWTFYGFDERFIETVACYPIPTLY is encoded by the coding sequence ATGGCATTCTTTCAACCTTATAGTACGGTGAGACAACAACCACAATCCCCTCCACCTCCTTACGTTCCACCGAAACCGTTTCCTTCACACTATATAGTCGATTGCTTATATAACTACACTTATGTCTGGTTAGTAAATGGTGAGGGATTCTGGTTTTACCCGACTTACCTGCAATACGGAGAAGTTGCAGGATATAGGTGGAACGGTACATTCTGGACGTTCTATGGCTTTGATGAAAGATTCATTGAAACGGTTGCTTGTTACCCAATCCCAACTTTGTACTAA
- a CDS encoding class I SAM-dependent methyltransferase encodes MSIVERSTKLDLDRIVFIGRTYDEYLDMLSLSEKELYGKKILDCPAGACSFTAVGNKLGLDVTACDIAYDHPVEDLKNKGLQDIEHAMEHMQKVQSNYKWDYFKDIEGLREKRLNALQDCTNDMRNFSERYIPVTLPSLPFKNEEFDLVLSAHFLFMYADRLEYQFHIETLNELLRVTKEEVRIYPLVDLEGNRYKHLDKLISYLTDNRYTVEEVKVRYEFQKNAKSMLKIIKG; translated from the coding sequence TTGAGTATAGTTGAGCGGAGTACAAAGTTAGATTTAGATCGAATTGTTTTTATTGGAAGAACCTATGACGAGTATTTGGATATGCTCTCGCTTTCAGAGAAAGAGCTGTATGGAAAGAAAATACTCGATTGTCCAGCAGGAGCTTGTTCGTTTACTGCTGTTGGTAACAAATTAGGTTTAGATGTAACAGCTTGTGATATTGCATATGATCACCCGGTTGAAGACTTAAAAAATAAAGGGCTCCAAGATATTGAACATGCGATGGAGCACATGCAAAAAGTCCAAAGTAATTATAAGTGGGATTATTTCAAGGATATAGAAGGTCTTAGAGAAAAGCGTTTAAATGCCTTACAAGATTGCACCAATGATATGAGGAATTTCAGTGAAAGATACATTCCTGTTACTCTACCATCTCTACCATTTAAAAACGAAGAATTTGATCTTGTTCTCTCTGCACATTTTCTATTTATGTATGCGGATAGATTAGAATATCAGTTTCACATTGAAACGCTCAATGAATTATTGAGAGTAACGAAAGAGGAAGTTCGTATATACCCTTTAGTTGATTTAGAGGGTAATAGATATAAGCATTTGGATAAATTAATAAGCTATCTGACCGATAATAGGTATACAGTTGAAGAAGTGAAAGTACGGTATGAATTTCAGAAAAATGCTAAATCGATGTTAAAAATAATAAAAGGGTAG
- a CDS encoding response regulator transcription factor, whose product MIKVMIAEDQGMLRGALGSLLNFEDDIEIVGEASNGKEALKMILSLQPDVCLMDIEMPFMSGLDVAEEVKKRLLSCKVIILTTFARPGYFEQAVKIGVHGYMLKDGSIDELAESIRSVMKGKREFAPELIFGSIKNNNPLTDREKDVLLLASEGKTSKEISSELYLSAGTVRNYMSEIINKLEVKNRTEAVTVAKEKGWI is encoded by the coding sequence TTGATTAAAGTAATGATTGCAGAAGACCAAGGAATGTTAAGGGGGGCATTGGGCTCTTTACTGAATTTTGAAGACGATATCGAAATTGTGGGAGAAGCATCTAATGGCAAAGAAGCATTAAAAATGATACTCTCCCTTCAACCAGATGTTTGTTTAATGGATATAGAGATGCCTTTTATGAGCGGCCTTGATGTAGCAGAAGAGGTAAAAAAACGTTTATTATCATGCAAGGTGATCATTTTAACTACATTTGCCCGACCGGGTTATTTTGAACAAGCAGTAAAAATTGGTGTACATGGTTACATGCTGAAAGACGGTTCCATTGATGAGCTCGCTGAATCAATTCGAAGTGTAATGAAAGGGAAACGCGAATTTGCCCCAGAACTGATATTTGGAAGTATAAAGAATAATAACCCACTTACCGATCGGGAAAAGGATGTATTGTTATTGGCTTCAGAAGGAAAGACCTCAAAAGAGATTTCATCAGAATTATATTTATCAGCAGGAACTGTACGAAACTATATGTCTGAAATCATCAATAAACTCGAAGTGAAAAACCGAACCGAAGCTGTGACGGTGGCGAAGGAAAAAGGTTGGATTTAG
- a CDS encoding ABC transporter ATP-binding protein produces MEAVIELKNIKKVFKNKTAVDGITFSIHKGEIVAILGPNGAGKTTTMNIMLGLMEPSEGSIQLFNKQPKDKFVREKIGAMLQEVSVIDALKVREVIQLFRSYYPKPLSFEELVAFTGFSQSELQKRANKLSGGQKRRLGFALAMAGNPDVLFFDEPTVGLDVTSRKVFWNTIKELKQRGKTILFTTHYLQEADDVAERVILFNEGNIVGDGTPNDIKSKLTKQAISFAADPTIRQDELTCIPFVTEVYEKDGRVFVLTEQPDDVLKAIIVKNLPIRNIGIEQGRLEDAFEQVLEKREVV; encoded by the coding sequence ATGGAAGCTGTAATTGAGCTAAAGAACATAAAGAAGGTATTTAAAAATAAAACAGCTGTTGATGGGATAACATTTTCTATCCATAAAGGAGAAATTGTTGCCATTCTTGGACCTAATGGAGCAGGGAAGACAACTACAATGAATATCATGCTTGGTCTTATGGAGCCTAGCGAGGGAAGCATCCAGTTATTTAATAAACAACCGAAGGACAAATTCGTTCGTGAGAAAATCGGAGCGATGCTTCAAGAGGTAAGTGTTATTGATGCTTTAAAGGTTCGAGAAGTAATTCAGCTTTTTCGAAGTTATTATCCAAAGCCTTTGTCCTTCGAAGAGCTAGTTGCTTTTACCGGCTTTAGTCAAAGTGAACTACAAAAACGGGCAAATAAGCTTTCTGGTGGGCAGAAGAGGCGTCTTGGTTTTGCCCTTGCTATGGCAGGTAATCCGGATGTATTATTTTTTGACGAGCCAACGGTAGGCTTGGATGTCACCTCAAGAAAGGTGTTTTGGAATACCATAAAGGAGTTAAAACAGCGAGGAAAAACGATACTTTTCACAACTCACTACCTTCAAGAAGCAGATGATGTGGCTGAACGAGTAATTCTATTTAACGAAGGAAACATTGTCGGTGATGGAACCCCGAACGATATCAAGAGTAAGCTCACAAAACAAGCAATATCTTTTGCAGCTGATCCAACCATTCGACAAGATGAATTAACCTGCATACCTTTTGTTACAGAGGTGTATGAAAAGGATGGACGGGTGTTTGTCTTAACAGAGCAGCCTGATGATGTGCTTAAAGCCATAATCGTTAAGAACCTACCTATAAGAAACATTGGAATTGAACAGGGACGTCTAGAAGATGCGTTTGAACAAGTATTGGAAAAAAGGGAGGTTGTTTAA
- a CDS encoding DinB family protein gives MKTIKRMYDHLHWANQKILEALKTMEAVDNHNARRLFSHILCAERVWLSRIQGRDSSQYPIWAELEIEEVEILVKRNENGFSELLSALTEVDLDQVIIYKNSKKEEFQTPLIDILTHVALHGQHHRGQINLQLRAAGFETVPIDFITFARKG, from the coding sequence TTGAAAACAATAAAAAGAATGTATGATCATTTACATTGGGCTAATCAGAAAATTTTAGAAGCTTTAAAAACGATGGAAGCTGTAGACAATCACAATGCTAGACGTTTATTTTCTCATATCCTTTGTGCGGAAAGAGTATGGTTAAGCAGAATTCAAGGAAGAGATAGCTCGCAATATCCAATATGGGCTGAACTTGAAATAGAAGAAGTTGAAATCCTTGTTAAACGTAATGAAAATGGCTTTTCTGAATTACTATCGGCATTAACAGAAGTAGACCTTGATCAAGTAATCATCTACAAAAATAGTAAAAAAGAAGAATTTCAAACTCCACTTATCGATATTTTAACTCATGTTGCTCTTCATGGACAGCATCACCGAGGTCAAATTAACTTACAACTTAGAGCAGCTGGTTTTGAGACTGTTCCTATAGACTTTATTACGTTTGCGAGAAAGGGTTGA
- the panE gene encoding 2-dehydropantoate 2-reductase — translation MRILVVGAGGIGGYFGGRLVEKGEDVTFLVRNRRKQQLEKNGLVIRSIKGDYSFTPKLVTKDEKSDSFDIVLLSIKAYHLEETINDLKPFIGEKTVIIPLLNGVAHLSPIQQAFGKDKVVGGLCIIETTLNELGEVVHTSTFDQLVFGELDHSSTERIQQIATTFSGTKANFILSHHIKQDIWKKYLLITVMSSVTTLMRATMGPVRESDGGIEFIRGLFDEAAKIMRACDAPLPDDIVDVHMKTVANVSYDFKTSMQRDMEKGLSIEGKHLQGYLLQLAKEFNIETPMLKVVYQNLKVYEKQLRDVH, via the coding sequence ATGCGGATTTTAGTAGTAGGAGCTGGAGGAATTGGCGGCTATTTTGGCGGCCGTTTAGTAGAAAAGGGAGAAGACGTTACGTTTTTGGTTCGTAATAGACGAAAACAACAGCTTGAAAAAAACGGCTTAGTCATTCGTAGTATAAAAGGTGATTACTCATTTACACCTAAATTAGTCACAAAAGATGAAAAATCAGATTCATTTGATATCGTCTTACTCTCAATAAAAGCTTATCATTTAGAGGAAACCATTAATGATTTGAAACCATTTATCGGTGAGAAAACGGTCATTATTCCTTTATTGAATGGTGTAGCACACCTATCTCCAATACAACAAGCATTTGGAAAGGATAAAGTGGTTGGAGGCTTATGTATTATAGAAACAACCTTAAATGAATTAGGTGAAGTAGTGCATACGAGTACATTTGATCAGCTTGTGTTTGGTGAACTGGATCATTCAAGTACAGAGAGAATTCAACAGATTGCTACTACATTCAGTGGGACAAAAGCCAACTTTATTTTGAGTCATCATATCAAGCAAGATATATGGAAAAAATATTTGCTAATCACAGTTATGTCAAGTGTGACAACACTAATGAGAGCAACAATGGGTCCAGTACGTGAAAGCGATGGTGGGATCGAGTTTATTAGAGGTTTGTTTGATGAAGCAGCAAAAATTATGAGAGCTTGTGATGCACCGCTTCCAGACGATATTGTTGATGTGCATATGAAAACAGTAGCCAACGTTTCTTATGATTTTAAAACTTCAATGCAGCGTGATATGGAAAAGGGCTTATCAATTGAAGGTAAGCATTTACAAGGATATTTATTACAATTGGCAAAAGAATTTAATATTGAAACACCAATGTTGAAGGTTGTTTATCAGAATTTAAAAGTATATGAAAAACAGCTGAGGGACGTTCATTAA
- a CDS encoding GrpB family protein, whose protein sequence is MKVRLAEYSEDWIQMFQIEAQLLKRIFINEIITIEHFGSTAVPGMKAKPVIDMMCIVKNIEKIDLFNEKMESLGYDVAGEWGINGRRLFRKGGENRTHHIHFYQEENPHIERHLVFRDYLRSHPEEVERYSSFKESLTQQFENTSEYSPAKKAFVKEMEQEALNWFNVNK, encoded by the coding sequence ATGAAAGTGAGGCTTGCAGAATATAGTGAGGATTGGATACAAATGTTTCAAATTGAGGCTCAATTGCTAAAAAGAATATTTATAAATGAAATTATTACAATTGAACATTTTGGGAGTACAGCAGTTCCAGGAATGAAAGCAAAACCGGTGATAGATATGATGTGCATCGTTAAAAACATTGAAAAAATTGATTTATTTAACGAGAAAATGGAATCTCTAGGCTATGATGTTGCAGGGGAATGGGGCATAAATGGCAGAAGGCTATTTCGTAAAGGCGGGGAAAACAGAACTCATCATATTCATTTTTATCAAGAAGAAAATCCTCACATAGAACGACACCTAGTCTTTCGAGATTACCTCCGTTCTCATCCAGAAGAGGTTGAAAGGTACAGCTCCTTTAAAGAAAGTTTGACTCAACAATTCGAAAACACAAGTGAATACAGTCCAGCTAAAAAAGCATTTGTAAAGGAAATGGAGCAGGAAGCGCTAAATTGGTTTAATGTAAATAAATAA
- a CDS encoding NUDIX hydrolase, which yields MGEQEKLKIYDDQRNQIGVATRSDVHKLGFWHEAFHCWFVQNDKGIHYIYLQLRSKKKKDYPNLFDITAAGHLLADETVEDGVREIKEEIGIDVNFDDLIPLGELKYCVVKNEFIDKELANVFLYKNEEEFDDFTLQAEEVAGIVRVEFTKFSQLWFGERNEVEIFGFEINNDGKKVEIKAHVNRDQFVPHEVSFYKEIIQRIQEQIK from the coding sequence ATGGGAGAGCAAGAAAAATTAAAGATTTATGATGATCAGCGAAATCAAATAGGAGTCGCTACCCGAAGTGATGTGCATAAACTTGGGTTTTGGCATGAAGCGTTTCATTGCTGGTTTGTCCAAAATGATAAAGGAATCCATTATATTTATTTACAACTCCGCAGTAAAAAGAAAAAAGATTATCCTAATCTATTCGATATAACGGCTGCCGGACATTTATTGGCTGATGAAACAGTTGAGGATGGGGTAAGGGAAATTAAAGAAGAAATTGGCATTGATGTCAATTTTGATGATTTAATACCGCTAGGTGAATTAAAGTATTGTGTTGTGAAAAACGAATTTATTGATAAAGAATTAGCAAATGTTTTTTTGTATAAAAACGAAGAAGAATTCGATGATTTCACTCTTCAGGCAGAAGAGGTTGCTGGGATTGTAAGAGTAGAATTCACAAAATTTTCCCAACTTTGGTTTGGTGAAAGAAATGAAGTTGAAATCTTTGGATTTGAAATAAATAATGATGGTAAAAAAGTTGAGATTAAAGCACATGTAAACAGAGATCAATTTGTGCCACATGAGGTTTCTTTTTACAAAGAAATAATTCAGAGAATACAAGAACAAATTAAATGA
- a CDS encoding dienelactone hydrolase family protein codes for MIFKHNNSEAVIIVNHEIYGVNLHIKGVCESLFKQGFDVICPNLLDQEVAFDYAHEDVAYSNFIDNIGFTRASETINKLLFQVKDNYHKIFIVGFSVGATIAWLCGNKEFINGVVGYYGSRIRNFLDVVPQCTTLLFFPHEEESINVDKLITKLEERNIKSIKFDGFHGFSDPYSTKYHAESSSKAYNAMLEFLMKN; via the coding sequence ATGATATTTAAACATAATAATTCAGAAGCTGTTATAATTGTTAATCACGAAATTTATGGAGTTAATCTCCATATAAAGGGAGTGTGTGAATCTCTTTTTAAACAAGGGTTTGATGTTATCTGCCCTAATTTGTTAGATCAAGAGGTAGCTTTTGACTACGCACACGAAGATGTTGCTTATAGCAATTTTATAGACAACATTGGATTTACAAGAGCTTCAGAAACAATAAATAAATTATTATTTCAAGTGAAAGATAATTATCATAAGATTTTTATTGTCGGTTTTAGTGTTGGAGCTACTATTGCCTGGTTGTGCGGCAATAAAGAGTTTATAAACGGTGTTGTAGGATATTATGGATCGCGAATTAGGAATTTTTTAGACGTAGTGCCTCAATGTACTACATTATTATTCTTTCCTCATGAAGAGGAATCAATTAATGTGGATAAATTAATAACCAAATTAGAAGAGAGGAACATAAAATCAATTAAGTTTGATGGTTTTCATGGTTTTAGTGATCCGTATTCCACAAAGTATCATGCAGAATCCTCATCAAAAGCATATAACGCAATGCTGGAATTTTTAATGAAAAATTGA
- a CDS encoding sensor histidine kinase, producing MRNKLKGFKVFPDRYGFFPFVFLIYLVMPSYYVAIEKGWKQMAGIGLLLLFLVTYRQLYNSFDKKSYTYWLVIQVVIIIFLAIFYNLYNIFLGFFAAHFIGWYKDKKTFYRALGLFAFAIIFPLIVQWKTLELANVFYYGVFIVIMFISPFGIRSMSSRMELEKKLDEANEQIKELVKRDERMRIARDLHDNLGHTLSLITLKSQLVHKLISKDAEKAKLETKEIERTSRSALKQVRELVSDMRAITVAEELIETEILLQAAGVSFQFKGDSKLEEVPLLTQNILSMCLKEGVTNVVKHSHAKNCFVQLVKRDGEIELSVLDDGKGLDETNEDGNGLKGINERLRLIEGFMKIISHKGTKLIITVPIIVKEKKAGVGS from the coding sequence ATGAGAAATAAATTGAAGGGGTTTAAGGTTTTTCCAGATAGATATGGATTCTTTCCATTTGTATTCTTAATTTATCTTGTCATGCCTTCCTATTATGTAGCAATTGAAAAAGGTTGGAAACAAATGGCTGGAATAGGGTTGCTGTTATTGTTCCTCGTAACATATCGGCAGCTCTATAACTCCTTTGATAAGAAATCGTATACGTATTGGCTTGTAATACAGGTTGTAATCATTATCTTTCTAGCAATCTTTTATAATCTCTATAATATTTTTTTAGGTTTTTTTGCGGCTCATTTTATTGGATGGTATAAGGATAAGAAGACCTTTTACAGAGCGTTGGGTTTGTTTGCGTTTGCTATTATTTTTCCTTTAATTGTTCAATGGAAAACACTTGAATTAGCAAATGTTTTTTATTATGGGGTTTTTATTGTCATTATGTTCATCTCTCCATTTGGCATCAGATCAATGAGCAGTCGGATGGAGTTGGAAAAAAAGCTGGATGAAGCAAATGAACAAATCAAAGAATTGGTCAAACGGGATGAGAGGATGCGCATCGCGAGAGATCTCCATGATAATTTAGGGCATACATTATCACTCATTACATTGAAAAGCCAGCTGGTCCATAAATTAATCAGTAAAGATGCTGAAAAAGCCAAGTTGGAGACAAAAGAGATTGAAAGAACTTCTCGTTCTGCATTAAAGCAAGTAAGAGAATTAGTATCTGATATGAGAGCTATTACTGTGGCAGAGGAACTGATTGAGACTGAAATCCTTTTACAGGCAGCAGGGGTCTCATTTCAATTTAAAGGTGATTCAAAGCTCGAAGAAGTTCCTTTGCTCACTCAAAATATTCTCAGCATGTGTCTGAAAGAAGGAGTAACAAATGTGGTCAAACACAGTCATGCAAAAAACTGTTTCGTTCAGCTGGTGAAAAGAGATGGCGAAATTGAATTATCTGTCTTAGATGACGGCAAAGGACTTGATGAAACAAATGAGGATGGTAACGGATTAAAGGGAATAAATGAACGTTTAAGATTAATAGAAGGATTTATGAAAATCATTTCACACAAAGGAACAAAATTAATTATCACTGTACCCATCATTGTAAAGGAAAAGAAAGCTGGTGTTGGTTCTTGA
- a CDS encoding ABC transporter permease, whose translation MNGLLMQCKIEILRILRNPYYVFWSLFMPIAFYILFTRIFNSAMEDEQLWQAHYLMSMTAFSLMGSAIMTLGIRLVEERAQGWSTFMRITPLSDHVYFFAKMVAQTMIHILSIVIIFTAGAIINGVSLTALEWLMCGLWLLFGSLPFLALGTLVGMMKRVDTAAGVSNMVYMILALAGGMWMPLEIMPKFVQAIGEWLPSYHFGNGAWQIVRSESPDWSNFILLIGYLILFVVISGYIRRKQEAAV comes from the coding sequence ATGAATGGACTTTTGATGCAATGCAAGATTGAAATATTGAGGATTTTGCGAAATCCCTATTATGTGTTTTGGTCGTTGTTCATGCCTATTGCCTTTTACATTTTGTTTACAAGAATCTTTAACTCGGCAATGGAGGATGAACAACTATGGCAGGCACATTATTTAATGTCAATGACTGCCTTTAGTTTGATGGGCTCTGCTATTATGACACTCGGTATCCGTCTAGTTGAAGAAAGAGCCCAAGGATGGTCTACTTTTATGAGAATTACTCCTTTATCAGATCACGTTTATTTCTTTGCGAAAATGGTCGCGCAAACGATGATTCATATTCTGTCCATTGTCATTATTTTCACAGCAGGAGCCATTATTAATGGGGTATCTCTGACAGCTTTGGAGTGGTTGATGTGTGGGTTATGGTTATTGTTTGGTTCTTTGCCATTTCTTGCATTAGGAACATTGGTAGGAATGATGAAGAGGGTAGACACTGCTGCAGGGGTATCGAATATGGTGTATATGATTCTTGCTCTTGCAGGAGGAATGTGGATGCCGCTTGAGATTATGCCGAAATTTGTCCAGGCAATTGGAGAATGGCTTCCGTCTTATCATTTTGGAAATGGTGCATGGCAAATTGTTCGTAGTGAAAGTCCAGATTGGTCTAATTTTATTCTTTTAATTGGGTATCTTATCCTATTCGTGGTAATATCAGGGTATATAAGGAGAAAACAAGAAGCGGCGGTGTAA
- a CDS encoding ATP-grasp domain-containing protein, which translates to MGEAAKKLSLTQNHQLDFRPEYSIQDIYGEDIIFNPKLYAEDYEHFSGDLLSLNALTGRELGAVGNTPVVCHAACATKPALDLLKKAGLQLPPKIYMYGNEEEYINTLQLLSKQQKKVIFQYPHPEDKVARELYRVGPDVLAYLCDKRNIPKLVPAEHIPKRKMMSLEQILDEKPQLPFVLKTGDGRPTSGGYGVLLIKDEKQLEEITESFGDLTSIIVEEQIPYEKNISVHYMADKNGVINFLGQSEQLVTDGGNFCGSWITTEIDDSIADIVKTGYEVMGNIADKGYVGVAGFDVLLYNGNYYFIDLNVRFNASTSGLLLYNDIRERFGTKCVRLCNFDWKDNFNGAIQAAEKFLDKTQFIPLSVLDPSYFPENPQVTKVIGLVIGHSAEEVEDVIEEMNKAGFCLKE; encoded by the coding sequence ATGGGAGAAGCAGCTAAAAAATTATCGTTAACACAAAATCATCAGTTGGATTTTCGTCCGGAATATTCCATTCAAGACATTTATGGGGAAGACATCATCTTTAATCCTAAATTATATGCTGAAGATTATGAACATTTTTCAGGAGATTTATTAAGCTTAAATGCTTTAACAGGGAGAGAGTTAGGTGCCGTAGGAAACACACCGGTTGTATGTCATGCGGCATGTGCAACAAAACCGGCTTTAGACTTACTTAAAAAAGCAGGTCTACAATTGCCGCCAAAGATTTATATGTATGGAAATGAAGAAGAATATATCAATACACTTCAACTATTATCAAAACAACAGAAAAAAGTTATTTTTCAATATCCACATCCTGAAGATAAGGTGGCAAGGGAACTTTATCGTGTTGGTCCTGACGTGTTAGCCTATCTTTGTGATAAGCGAAATATTCCTAAGCTTGTTCCGGCTGAACATATACCGAAGCGAAAAATGATGAGCTTGGAACAAATTTTAGACGAAAAACCGCAACTGCCATTTGTTTTAAAGACAGGTGATGGTCGTCCAACTTCAGGTGGATATGGTGTTCTACTTATCAAGGATGAAAAACAACTTGAAGAAATAACTGAAAGCTTTGGGGATTTAACATCAATCATTGTTGAGGAGCAAATTCCTTACGAGAAAAACATTTCCGTTCATTATATGGCAGACAAAAATGGTGTAATCAACTTTTTAGGTCAATCAGAGCAACTCGTAACAGATGGAGGCAACTTCTGTGGTAGTTGGATTACTACTGAAATTGATGACAGTATAGCTGATATCGTGAAAACAGGTTATGAAGTGATGGGAAATATAGCTGATAAAGGATACGTCGGTGTAGCCGGCTTTGACGTCTTACTATACAATGGAAATTACTACTTTATTGATTTAAATGTCCGTTTTAACGCATCAACAAGCGGACTGCTACTATATAACGATATTCGTGAAAGATTTGGAACAAAATGTGTCCGTCTATGTAACTTCGACTGGAAAGACAATTTTAATGGTGCTATTCAGGCAGCCGAAAAATTCTTGGACAAGACTCAGTTTATTCCTTTAAGTGTATTAGATCCTAGTTATTTTCCGGAAAACCCTCAAGTAACAAAGGTGATTGGTTTGGTAATCGGACATTCTGCAGAAGAAGTCGAGGATGTGATTGAGGAGATGAATAAAGCTGGGTTTTGTTTAAAAGAATAA